The following proteins come from a genomic window of Streptomyces sp. NBC_00539:
- the lnt gene encoding apolipoprotein N-acyltransferase, translating into MAREFDGWWRAAAAAGAGALPALAFPAPALWWFAYVALVPWLLLLRSAPTGRRAALEGWLGGTGFVFAVHHWLLPSLHVFLFLLAALLGALWIPWALLVRELLGGVAAGGRAAAALVLLPAGWLLPELVRSWQGLGGPWGLLGASQWQVPPALVLASVGGVWLVSLLVVAVNCALVMLAAVPGARAAAVAGVAGCALLTGAVWLWVPRPEVSGGLRVAVVQPGPVGDGPDSTERRFAAGERLTRELAGAPSGRGPELVVWGESSVGEDLAERPDLARRLAALSAQVGAPLLVNVDARRSDRPGIYKSSVLIGPDGPTGERYDKMRLVPFGEYIPARALLGWATSVGKAAGEDRMRGDAPALMDLPDRPGVRLGPLICFESAFPDMSRRLTRDGAALLVTQSATSSFQDSWAPAQHASLAALRAAEDGRPVVHATLTGISEVHGPSGERIGPALPTSASTAAVYEVPLARGTTLYVRFGNWPVGAGLAALAAYCAARAARSLRRPAPEPSAPPARTVHG; encoded by the coding sequence ATGGCCCGGGAGTTCGACGGATGGTGGCGTGCGGCTGCCGCAGCCGGTGCGGGAGCGCTGCCCGCGCTCGCCTTTCCCGCTCCGGCGCTCTGGTGGTTCGCCTACGTGGCCCTCGTGCCGTGGCTGCTGCTGCTGAGGTCCGCCCCGACCGGGCGGCGCGCCGCCCTGGAAGGCTGGCTCGGCGGCACGGGGTTCGTCTTCGCCGTCCACCACTGGCTGCTGCCGAGCCTGCACGTGTTCCTGTTCCTGCTGGCCGCGCTGCTCGGGGCGCTGTGGATCCCCTGGGCGCTGCTCGTGCGGGAGCTTCTCGGCGGGGTCGCGGCGGGCGGTCGCGCGGCCGCCGCGCTGGTGCTCCTGCCGGCGGGGTGGCTGCTGCCGGAGCTGGTCCGGTCCTGGCAGGGGCTGGGCGGGCCCTGGGGGTTGCTGGGGGCCAGCCAGTGGCAGGTACCGCCCGCGCTGGTGCTGGCGTCGGTGGGCGGGGTGTGGCTGGTGAGCCTGCTGGTGGTGGCGGTGAACTGTGCGCTGGTGATGCTGGCCGCGGTGCCGGGGGCGCGGGCTGCGGCGGTGGCCGGCGTGGCGGGGTGCGCGCTGCTGACGGGGGCGGTGTGGCTGTGGGTGCCGCGACCGGAGGTATCGGGCGGGCTGCGGGTGGCCGTCGTACAGCCGGGTCCGGTCGGGGACGGGCCGGACAGTACGGAGCGGCGGTTCGCGGCCGGGGAGCGGCTGACCCGGGAGCTGGCCGGGGCGCCGTCCGGCCGGGGCCCGGAGCTGGTGGTGTGGGGCGAGAGCAGCGTCGGGGAGGACCTGGCGGAGCGGCCGGACCTGGCCCGGCGCCTGGCGGCGCTGTCCGCGCAGGTGGGCGCCCCGCTGCTGGTCAACGTCGACGCTCGGCGCAGTGACCGGCCCGGGATATACAAGAGCTCCGTCCTGATCGGCCCGGACGGGCCGACCGGCGAGCGGTACGACAAGATGCGTCTGGTGCCGTTCGGGGAGTACATACCGGCGCGGGCCCTGCTCGGCTGGGCCACCTCGGTCGGCAAGGCGGCGGGCGAGGACCGGATGCGCGGTGACGCCCCGGCCCTGATGGACCTGCCGGACCGGCCCGGGGTGCGGCTGGGCCCGCTGATCTGCTTCGAGTCCGCCTTCCCCGACATGAGCCGGCGCCTGACCCGCGACGGGGCCGCGCTGCTCGTCACCCAGTCGGCGACCTCCAGCTTCCAGGACAGCTGGGCCCCGGCCCAGCACGCTTCGCTCGCCGCCCTGCGCGCCGCCGAGGACGGCCGCCCGGTGGTGCACGCCACCTTGACGGGGATCAGCGAGGTCCACGGCCCTTCCGGGGAGCGGATCGGGCCGGCCCTGCCCACGTCGGCGAGTACGGCGGCCGTGTACGAGGTTCCGCTCGCCCGGGGCACGACGCTGTACGTGCGGTTCGGGAA
- a CDS encoding nuclear transport factor 2 family protein — protein sequence MTQRVDLATVLDRLAIDEVVSRYAVAVDDGDWEAYRALFTPAGRADYRSAGGVEGSAAEVADWLARTMTLFPVRQHLIVNRLVRLEVTDGAPGDTAQVGADFLNPMRLADTGSDPAVTTPNFAAAGRYAFDLARTRDGWRLSGVTVHEKWRYPAG from the coding sequence ATGACGCAGCGTGTGGACCTCGCGACGGTGTTGGACCGGCTGGCGATCGACGAGGTGGTGTCGAGGTACGCGGTGGCCGTGGACGACGGCGACTGGGAGGCCTACCGGGCCCTGTTCACCCCGGCCGGGCGGGCGGACTACCGGTCGGCGGGCGGGGTGGAGGGTTCGGCGGCCGAGGTCGCGGACTGGCTGGCACGGACCATGACGCTGTTCCCCGTGCGCCAGCACCTGATCGTCAACCGGCTGGTCCGGCTGGAGGTCACCGACGGCGCGCCCGGTGACACGGCGCAGGTGGGGGCCGACTTCCTCAACCCCATGCGGCTGGCCGACACCGGCTCCGACCCCGCGGTCACCACCCCGAACTTCGCGGCCGCGGGCCGCTACGCCTTCGACCTGGCCCGGACCCGTGATGGGTGGCGGCTCTCCGGGGTAACCGTGCACGAGAAGTGGCGGTACCCGGCGGGCTGA